The Lineus longissimus chromosome 2, tnLinLong1.2, whole genome shotgun sequence genome window below encodes:
- the LOC135483660 gene encoding HAUS augmin-like complex subunit 1 isoform X1 produces the protein MEERHRNVRLWLETTFAGSDVPQYEISEQTVNTLYHIMTKNEQREKYVQLQMEDLLQKKQEYQAEAERLRQTLDILNLCPENLPTSIQSNLRTLSSMALTLELSDCSDTCYLLGISELSQSIHKVTEERLFEQKQTALLQSKSKSALLKTGALERSFQEFREEAETKGPFLEKKKKDTRFIRNKEKEYHKVIVKNRSKLPARFTTHDAILAKSQELQSINEKLSSLKMKLDNYHSLPPNVALTKVKIEETKRELVSTSNQVHVRTGGLVKS, from the exons ATGGAAGAAAGGCATAGAAAT GTGAGGCTCTGGCTTGAGACAACATTTGCTGGCAGTGATGTTCCTCAGTATGAAATAAGTGAACAGACAGTAAATACTCTCTATCACATCATGACGAAGAATGAACAGAGAGAAAAATACGTCCAACTTCAGATGGAAGACTTGCTACAGAAAAAACAAGAATACCAAGCAGAAG CAGAAAGACTGCGTCAGACTCTAGACATCCTGAACCTCTGCCCTGAGAACCTCCCGACTTCCATTCAGAGTAATCTTCGCACCTTATCAAGCATGGCACTGACCCTGGAACTCAGTGACTGCTCTGACACCTG TTATCTCCTTGGCATAAGTGAACTCTCACAGAGTATTCACAAAGTAACAGAGGAGAGGTTGTTTGAACAAAAGCAGACAGCGCTGCTGCAGTCCAAGAGTAAATCTGCTCTTTTGAAAACTGGTGCTCTGGAAAG GTCATTCCAAGAATTTCGAGAGGAAGCAGAGACCAAGGGGCCCTTCcttgagaagaagaaaaaagacacTCGATTCATTCGAAACAAAGAGAAGGAATATCACAAAGTCATTGTTAAGAATAGG TCAAAGCTGCCGGCACGATTCACAACCCATGATGCCATACTAGCCAAATCACAGGAACTGCAAAGCATCAATGAAAAATTAAGTTCCTTGAAGATGAAATTAGATAACTATCACAGTTTACCACCT aatgTTGCCTTGACAAAAGTAAAGATAGAAGAGACAAAAAGAGAATTGGTCAGTACCAGTAACCAAGTCCATGTTAGAACTGGTGGTCTTGTCAAATCATGA
- the LOC135483660 gene encoding HAUS augmin-like complex subunit 1 isoform X2 codes for MEERHRNVRLWLETTFAGSDVPQYEISEQTVNTLYHIMTKNEQREKYVQLQMEDLLQKKQEYQAEAERLRQTLDILNLCPENLPTSIQSNLRTLSSMALTLELSDCSDTCYLLGISELSQSIHKVTEERLFEQKQTALLQSKSKSALLKTGALERSFQEFREEAETKGPFLEKKKKDTRFIRNKEKEYHKVIVKNRSKLPARFTTHDAILAKSQELQSINEKLSSLKMKLDNYHSLPPNVALTKVKIEETKRELDAIEAELTEMVAMIK; via the exons ATGGAAGAAAGGCATAGAAAT GTGAGGCTCTGGCTTGAGACAACATTTGCTGGCAGTGATGTTCCTCAGTATGAAATAAGTGAACAGACAGTAAATACTCTCTATCACATCATGACGAAGAATGAACAGAGAGAAAAATACGTCCAACTTCAGATGGAAGACTTGCTACAGAAAAAACAAGAATACCAAGCAGAAG CAGAAAGACTGCGTCAGACTCTAGACATCCTGAACCTCTGCCCTGAGAACCTCCCGACTTCCATTCAGAGTAATCTTCGCACCTTATCAAGCATGGCACTGACCCTGGAACTCAGTGACTGCTCTGACACCTG TTATCTCCTTGGCATAAGTGAACTCTCACAGAGTATTCACAAAGTAACAGAGGAGAGGTTGTTTGAACAAAAGCAGACAGCGCTGCTGCAGTCCAAGAGTAAATCTGCTCTTTTGAAAACTGGTGCTCTGGAAAG GTCATTCCAAGAATTTCGAGAGGAAGCAGAGACCAAGGGGCCCTTCcttgagaagaagaaaaaagacacTCGATTCATTCGAAACAAAGAGAAGGAATATCACAAAGTCATTGTTAAGAATAGG TCAAAGCTGCCGGCACGATTCACAACCCATGATGCCATACTAGCCAAATCACAGGAACTGCAAAGCATCAATGAAAAATTAAGTTCCTTGAAGATGAAATTAGATAACTATCACAGTTTACCACCT aatgTTGCCTTGACAAAAGTAAAGATAGAAGAGACAAAAAGAGAATTG gATGCAATTGAAGCAGAGTTAACCGAGATGGTCGCCATGATCAAATGA
- the LOC135482613 gene encoding uncharacterized protein LOC135482613, giving the protein METLPTDISFTGEDMDALDFPTSVSLEVDANCSAGSGVIMGTSNLYTHVSHLQPEHIFPSVAMDLQGLANPFGQMGEIFDSLLSSTRQENSLDQQTFGLQPATLGSPYFIAPNGSILNPNIQQVPTTFTQPMTTINIPFLQAPGLKQIHVPGLPGPVMLREVDKLIGDPAQLCTTATDPGMNLLTATLPSQQANIATLALTPNQLAAYQTQAILHEVPERVDNQQQTDFIDDLEDEGHQELAPDLQNDQNGTGEYLKGGIQYGSECERTTDHEQHPSHQPNFCPPSGLNANEMDTATCNTGTSADDTVPFLTPAIVDAINEKLAEIAKDLKNGNVTDSGVNLNPAPTLQFVINLVNNSIPQSNAAPIQPLQEPMTSEDNKHILDETLDVSKFLNPNPNKHSESYNLYPESQSNADLEQHTVLSGFKSSLIPVTEEDQSGLGGVTVATNSQNTVVLELTLKKQSVDEEALPLDTKEETTIEGQTMGDVKVETPRRSVDQAPGGIDEDGKVEDGDRDCGKNYHDDDIGDEDDEDDEDEDADEGFEVSSDGSADDLDEQDIDELAEQDGTGVRKDTEGKDQPVLDLASPTIIREIRELPSGMALSNIMKNKANAPERTEINIKIDESYCVVEDGVRRWKCTMCTKSYTTKHNLVTHVLDHSGIKPHCCMICGKFFKQISHLNTHKLTHGNYKPHACNVCGKAFTQVSHMKRHLATHMENKPHICDICSRGFAYPSELKLHKKKHLRSGNCTCEECGKTFPTMKKLVQHQSSAHRERTDLTCEFCSKSFMYPSQLKDHVVKHTGKRPYICGECGMDFMKEHHLRSHQFTHTGLRPYACPICRRAFNQRANMQRHMLIHNPEKNYECEVCNKNFAQPQTLKAHMVTHADQKPFQCKICGKTFGRLHNLQGHMHMHEDSKPYVCFCGSSFTLRGNYNRHKKVKHGIKETEECTDEEAAQILNEMALKKYTDENDVAEEVEPEAVASGDRANIDESRDQEKIGASGEHDKLDASGEREKLDASGDHEKVNGADELNTSGEGVGLLSPQKKKRKSVIPRKALKIDFSEMSVQGMRFTKLREGQGSSDFIDPNGAYSLPSDGLSEQNVAVKELLGTMRTISEVEFQNSQAGAGGGHQKGDVTVTEGKQLLNL; this is encoded by the exons ATGGAGACCCTACCAACTGATATCAGCTTCACTGGGGAAGACATGGATGCCTTAGACTTCCCAACTTCAGTCAGCCTGGAAGTTGATGCCAATTGCTCTGCTGGCTCAGGAGTCATCATGGGGACCTCTAATCTGTACACACATGTCTCACATCTCCAACCAGAGCACATCTTTCCCTCAGTCGCGATGGATCTTCAAGGGTTAGCGAACCCTTTTGGCCAAATGGGAGAAATATTTGACTCTTTACTTTCCTCAACAAGACAGGAAAACTCATTAGACCAGCAAACCTTTGGGCTCCAACCCGCAACGCTTGGTAGTCCATATTTCATTGCTCCTAACGGCTCAATTCTCAATCCCAATATCCAACAAGTACCAACAACATTTACGCAGCCAATGACTACAATAAACATCCCATTTCTGCAGGCTCCTGGTTTAAAACAAATCCATGTTCCAGGCTTACCAGGGCCAGTTATGCTCCGTGAAGTTGACAAACTAATAGGAGACCCTGCACAGTTGTGTACTACTGCCACAGACCCGGGGATGAACCTCCTTACTGCTACTCTACCCTCCCAACAGGCTAATATAGCTACGCTCGCACTGACTCCAAATCAGTTAGCGGCATACCAGACACAGGCAATCTTACATGAAGTGCCAGAAAGAGTAGACAACCAGCAACAGACGGACTTCATCGATGATTTAGAAGATGAAGGACACCAGGAACTCGCACCGGATCTTCAGAATGACCAAAATGGGACCGGCGAGTATCTCAAAGGGGGCATCCAATATGGGAGTGAATGTGAAAGGACAACTGACCACGAACAGCATCCTTCGCACCAACCTAATTTTTGTCCCCCTTCAGGACTGAATGCAAATGAAATGGATACCGCTACATGTAATACTGGGACTTCTGCTGATGACACTGTCCCATTTCTAACACCAGCTATAGTTGATGCCATCAATGAGAAACTGGCAGAAATAGcaaaagatttgaaaaatggCAATGTAACAGACAGTGGTGTTAATCTTAACCCCGCGCCAACTTTGCAGTTTGTCATAAACCTGGTGAATAACAGCATCCCTCAATCTAACGCTGCACCAATACAACCGCTGCAGGAACCTATGACGAGTGAAGACAACAAACACATCTTGGATGAAACGCTTGATGTTAGCAAGTTTTTAAATCCAAACCCTAATAAGCATTCAGAATCGTACAACCTGTATCCCGAATCACAGTCTAATGCAGATTTGGAACAGCACACAGTCTTGTCGGGCTTTAAATCTAGCTTGATACCAGTCACTGAAGAAGACCAATCTGGATTGGGTGGTGTGACTGTGGCGACAAACTCTCAAAACACAGTGGTGCTTGAATTGACTCTAAAGAAACAATCTGTTGATGAAGAAGCTCTGCCATTAGATACGAAGGAGGAAACCACGATTGAGGGCCAAACAATGGGTGACGTTAAAGTGGAGACTCCACGAAGGAGTGTCGATCAAGCTCCAGGCGGCATTGATGAAGATGGTAAAGTTGAGGATGGGGACAGAGACTGCGGAAAGaattaccatgatgatgacataggtgatgaagacgatgaggatgatgaagatgaggatgCTGACGAAGGCTTTGAAGTATCGTCAGATGGCAGCGCTGATGATTTGGATGAACAAGACATTGACGAATTGGCTGAGCAGGATGGAACTGGAGTGAGAAAAGATACTGAGGGCAAAGATCAGCCGGTCCTCGATTTGGCCAGTCCAACAATTATACGGGAGATTCGGGAACTGCCAAGCGGCATGGCTCTGAGTAACATCATGAAAAATAAGGCAAACGCACCTGAACGGACTGAAATAAATATTAAGATTGATGAATCTTACTGTGTTGTGGAGGATGGCGTGAGACGTTGGAAATGCACGATGTGCACAAAATCTTATACAACAAAGCATAATTTAGTCACTCATGTTTTGGACCATAGCGGTATCAAACCACATTGCTGTATGATCTGTGGAAAGTTTTTCAAGCAGATCAGCCATCTGAACACTCATAAACTCACCCATGGAAATTATAAACCACATGCCTGTAATGTTTGTGGTAAAGCATTTACGCAAGTGAGCCACATGAAGCGCCACCTAGCAACCCACATGGAAAATAAACCACACATATGTGATATCTGCAGTCGCGGTTTCGCATACCCTAGCGAATTAAAATTACACAAAAAGAAACATCTTCGGAGTGGTAACTGCACGTGCGAAGAATGTGGTAAGACATTTCCTACGATGAAAAAGTTGGTGCAGCATCAGTCATCGGCACATCGGGAGCGGACAGACCTGACGTGTGAGTTTTGCAGCAAGTCATTCATGTACCCTAGTCAACTGAAGGACCATGTCGTGAAGCATACAGGGAAAAGACCTTATATCTGTGGAGAATGTGGAATGGATTTCATGAAG GAGCACCATCTTCGCTCTCACCAGTTTACTCATACAGGGCTAAGACCATATGCTTGTCCCATATGTCGTCGAGCCTTCAACCAACGGGCCAATATGCAGCGCCACATGCTTATCCATAACCCAGAGAAAAACTACGAGTGTGAAGTGTGCAACAAGAACTTTGCCCAGCCTCAGACGCTCAAAGCGCATATGGTGACGCATGCAGATCAGAAGCCATTTCAGTGCAAAATTTGTG GGAAAACCTTTGGACGATTGCATAATTTACAAGGTCATATGCACATGCACGAAGACAGTAAACCATATGTCTGTTTCTGTGGTAGCTCATTTACTTTACGGG GTAACTACAACCGCCACAAGAAAGTGAAGCATGGCATCAAAGAGACTGAGGAATGTACTGACGAGGAAGCGGCgcaaatattgaatgaaatggcacTGAAGAAATACACAGACGAGAATGATGTGGCTGAAGAAGTGGAGCCTGAAGCCGTCGCTTCAGGAGACCGAGCTAATATTGATGAGTCGAGAGATCAAGAAAAAATAGGCGCTTCAGGAGAACATGACAAACTTGATGCTTCGGGAGAACGAGAAAAACTGGACGCTTCGGGCGATCATGAAAAAGTCAATGGTGCTGACGAGTTGAACACTTCAGGTGAAGGGGTGGGACTCCTTTCACCGCAGAAAAAGAAGCGCAAATCGGTCATACCCAGGAAGGCACTGAAAATAGACTTCTCAGAAATGTCGGTTCAGGGGATGAGGTTTACGAAGTTGAGAGAGGGGCAGGGGTCTAGTGATTTTATCGACCCGAATGGTGCTTATTCCTTGCCTAGTGATGGATTGAGTGAACAAAATGTGGCTGTAAAAGAACTGTTAGGAACGATGAGGACAATATCTGAAGTAGAATTTCAGAATTCTCAGGCGGGTGCTGGGGGAGGGCACCAGAAAGGTGATGTGACTGTGACAGAGGGAAAACAATTGCTAAACCTGTGA
- the LOC135482614 gene encoding uncharacterized protein LOC135482614 isoform X2, which produces MRSSDNFPPFFWAGSILVLMALVKNIAASGDDCTPPGRSDLKCTILPTQACKDRDDSLYVPAQPNDYPNSARDLKIDQYQFLHTNGKYYTRLNITFKGPDSVDLLYVKAFEVKLTIMSGGRAGTFLCRILNLTAANITDVNSMVQTKFSLFGLTVMQNTQYLVNVRSLPEPSTTNSDAKDIYKYINTPSAEIQKVDINNTANWAFFIETVFDERELTVSFSKPPEEYKFTQFLVQLIRHDIVKDKKVAVKREVTGDYSVVFEKINLLIPGLYQVAVEPYLNRKCPCKMNGRCESCSISITSEFNITFGIGTEAPIATTVQSSWPSSTVNTPGQPVSEPSTMSTQAPAGLGLLLGVSIPVTIILVALLVVVIIFLYRRCESEDHCPIIKSQKEPLQSDGPDDFYCSNVNGVPVKSPGRSQTPPMPIALNTSTTILLLYYADDESHKRAVFCLADFLEGHCSMKVFLHDRCTNDISSKGQDNWVVEKIKMVDWIVILNSEGAYEQYKLITKPCQQDSYILSDMFLCAIKMLDRYTDVYKHKFISAYFPYTNKKDLILQFTPKGIHYKLMDDLEQFFLRVNNYEKYNKNEVIDAAIANSREYYFTEPGRQLREIMNWKMKHTSGTSGEADVEHQNNFDSGIESGFKNHPFGNFKANVKNLKPEGLFDPNWGDGDDDSSGSLRDPDSLSCGSIGSAGRAEFDKFYRDCPVNGLYTDYQGMTRPNYQQEANDIDVSSIVPMDI; this is translated from the exons ATGCGTTCCTCTGACAATTTCCCGCCCTTTTTCTGGGCGGGGTCTATCCTGGTCCTCATGGCGCTGGTGAAGAACATTGCAGCTTCTGGTGATGACTGCACTCCTCCTGGACGG tctgatctgaaatGTACAATACTGCCAACACAGG cttGTAAGGATCGAGATGATAGCCTTTATGTCCCAGCCCAACCTAATGATTATCCTAACAGTGCAAGAGATCTGAAAATTGATCAATACCAGTTCCTGCATACAAATGGGAAATACTATACACGTCTCAATATAACCTTCAAAGGGCCTGACAGTG TCGACCTCCTTTATGTAAAGGCATTCGAAGTAAAGCTCACTATAATGAGTGGTGGTAGAGCAGGAACCTTTCTCTGCCGAATACTAAATTTGACAGCAGCAAATATTACTGATGTAAACAGCATGGTTCAG ACAAAATTTTCACTATTTGGACTGACTGTGATGCAGAATACCCAATATCTTGTTAATGTGCGGTCCCTCCCTGAACCATCAACAACAAACTCCGATGCCAAAGATATCTATAAGTACATCAACACACCTTCAGCTGAAA taCAAAAAGTTGATATAAATAATACGGCAAATtgggcatttttcatcgaaactGTATTTGACGAAAGAGAACTGACAGTCAGCTTCTCCAAACCACCAGAAGAATATAAATTCACTCAGTTCTTGGTTCAGCTGATTCGACACGATATTGTAAAAGACAAAAAAGTAGCTGTCAAAAGAGAAGTTACG GGTGACTATTCTGTTGTGTTTGAGAAGATAAATTTACTAATCCCAGGACTATACCAAGTAGCA GTGGAGCCGTATCTCAATAGGAAATGTCCATGCAAAATGAACGGAAGATGTGAAAGTTGTTCGATATCAATAACCAGTGAATTCAACATTACATTTGGTATTGGTACAG AAGCCCCTATAGCTACAACAGTTCAATCCAGTTGGCCTTCCTCCACTGTCAACACTCCTGGACAACCAGTCTCTGAAccctcaaccatgtcaacacaAGCACCAGCTGGTTTGGGTCTGTTGCTCGGAGTCAGCATACCTGTCACCATTATCCTTGTGGCCCTTTTGGTGGTTGTCATCATTTTCCTCTATAGACGCTGCGAGA GTGAAGATCACTGTCCTATCATCAAATCGCAGAAGGAACCATTGCAATCAGATGGACCAGACGATTTCTATTGTTCTAACGTCAATGGTGTACCTGTAAAAAGCCCTG GTCGGAGTCAGACACCACCCATGCCGATTGCTCTTAATACGTCAACGACGATTCTTCTTCTGTATTATGCTGATGACGAGAGTCACAAGAGGGCTGTGTTCTGCCTTGCCGACTTCCTTGAAGGCCATTGCTCTATGAAGGTATTCCTACATGACCGTTGCACAAATGACATCTCGAGTAAAGGCCAAGACAACTGGGTGGTTGAAAAGATAAAAATGGTGGACTGGATTGTCATTCTAAACTCGGAAGGTGCCTATGAGCAGTACAAACTTATCACCAAGCCATGTCAACAAGATTCGTACATTCTGAGTGATATGTTCCTGTGTGCCATAAAGATGTTGGATAGGTACACTGATGTTTacaaacacaagttcatcaGTGCATATTTCCCCTACACAAATAAAAAGGATCTTATTCTACAATTCACACCAAAGGGAATTCACTACAAACTCATGGATGACCTTGAACAGTTTTTCCTACGTGTGAATAATTATGAGAAATATAATAAGAATGAGGTAATAGATGCTGCGATTGCCAACAGTAGGGAGTACTATTTTACTGAACCTGGGCGACAACTGAGAGAGATAATGAACTGGAAGATGAAACATACCTCTGGTACATCAGGCGAAGCTGATGTTGAACATCAAAACAACTTTGATTCGGGAATAGAATCTGGATTTAAAAATCACCCTTTTGGCAATTTCAAGGCAAATGTCAAGAACCTGAAGCCTGAAGGCCTTTTCGATCCTAACTGGGGAGATGGAGATGACGATTCTTCCGGCAGCTTAAGAGATCCTGATT CTTTGTCCTGTGGTTCCATTGGAAGTGCTGGGAGAGCCGAATTTGACAAGTTTTATCGAGACTGCCCAGTGAATGGATTGTATACTGATTACCAAGGAATGACCAGGCCTAATTACCAACAGGAAGCCAATGATATTGATGTTAGCAGCATAGTCCCGATGGATATATGA
- the LOC135482614 gene encoding uncharacterized protein LOC135482614 isoform X1, whose protein sequence is MRSSDNFPPFFWAGSILVLMALVKNIAASGDDCTPPGRSDLKCTILPTQACKDRDDSLYVPAQPNDYPNSARDLKIDQYQFLHTNGKYYTRLNITFKGPDSVDLLYVKAFEVKLTIMSGGRAGTFLCRILNLTAANITDVNSMVQTKFSLFGLTVMQNTQYLVNVRSLPEPSTTNSDAKDIYKYINTPSAEIQKVDINNTANWAFFIETVFDERELTVSFSKPPEEYKFTQFLVQLIRHDIVKDKKVAVKREVTGDYSVVFEKINLLIPGLYQVAVEPYLNRKCPCKMNGRCESCSISITSEFNITFGIGTEAPIATTVQSSWPSSTVNTPGQPVSEPSTMSTQAPAGLGLLLGVSIPVTIILVALLVVVIIFLYRRCETGEDHCPIIKSQKEPLQSDGPDDFYCSNVNGVPVKSPGRSQTPPMPIALNTSTTILLLYYADDESHKRAVFCLADFLEGHCSMKVFLHDRCTNDISSKGQDNWVVEKIKMVDWIVILNSEGAYEQYKLITKPCQQDSYILSDMFLCAIKMLDRYTDVYKHKFISAYFPYTNKKDLILQFTPKGIHYKLMDDLEQFFLRVNNYEKYNKNEVIDAAIANSREYYFTEPGRQLREIMNWKMKHTSGTSGEADVEHQNNFDSGIESGFKNHPFGNFKANVKNLKPEGLFDPNWGDGDDDSSGSLRDPDSLSCGSIGSAGRAEFDKFYRDCPVNGLYTDYQGMTRPNYQQEANDIDVSSIVPMDI, encoded by the exons ATGCGTTCCTCTGACAATTTCCCGCCCTTTTTCTGGGCGGGGTCTATCCTGGTCCTCATGGCGCTGGTGAAGAACATTGCAGCTTCTGGTGATGACTGCACTCCTCCTGGACGG tctgatctgaaatGTACAATACTGCCAACACAGG cttGTAAGGATCGAGATGATAGCCTTTATGTCCCAGCCCAACCTAATGATTATCCTAACAGTGCAAGAGATCTGAAAATTGATCAATACCAGTTCCTGCATACAAATGGGAAATACTATACACGTCTCAATATAACCTTCAAAGGGCCTGACAGTG TCGACCTCCTTTATGTAAAGGCATTCGAAGTAAAGCTCACTATAATGAGTGGTGGTAGAGCAGGAACCTTTCTCTGCCGAATACTAAATTTGACAGCAGCAAATATTACTGATGTAAACAGCATGGTTCAG ACAAAATTTTCACTATTTGGACTGACTGTGATGCAGAATACCCAATATCTTGTTAATGTGCGGTCCCTCCCTGAACCATCAACAACAAACTCCGATGCCAAAGATATCTATAAGTACATCAACACACCTTCAGCTGAAA taCAAAAAGTTGATATAAATAATACGGCAAATtgggcatttttcatcgaaactGTATTTGACGAAAGAGAACTGACAGTCAGCTTCTCCAAACCACCAGAAGAATATAAATTCACTCAGTTCTTGGTTCAGCTGATTCGACACGATATTGTAAAAGACAAAAAAGTAGCTGTCAAAAGAGAAGTTACG GGTGACTATTCTGTTGTGTTTGAGAAGATAAATTTACTAATCCCAGGACTATACCAAGTAGCA GTGGAGCCGTATCTCAATAGGAAATGTCCATGCAAAATGAACGGAAGATGTGAAAGTTGTTCGATATCAATAACCAGTGAATTCAACATTACATTTGGTATTGGTACAG AAGCCCCTATAGCTACAACAGTTCAATCCAGTTGGCCTTCCTCCACTGTCAACACTCCTGGACAACCAGTCTCTGAAccctcaaccatgtcaacacaAGCACCAGCTGGTTTGGGTCTGTTGCTCGGAGTCAGCATACCTGTCACCATTATCCTTGTGGCCCTTTTGGTGGTTGTCATCATTTTCCTCTATAGACGCTGCGAGA CAGGTGAAGATCACTGTCCTATCATCAAATCGCAGAAGGAACCATTGCAATCAGATGGACCAGACGATTTCTATTGTTCTAACGTCAATGGTGTACCTGTAAAAAGCCCTG GTCGGAGTCAGACACCACCCATGCCGATTGCTCTTAATACGTCAACGACGATTCTTCTTCTGTATTATGCTGATGACGAGAGTCACAAGAGGGCTGTGTTCTGCCTTGCCGACTTCCTTGAAGGCCATTGCTCTATGAAGGTATTCCTACATGACCGTTGCACAAATGACATCTCGAGTAAAGGCCAAGACAACTGGGTGGTTGAAAAGATAAAAATGGTGGACTGGATTGTCATTCTAAACTCGGAAGGTGCCTATGAGCAGTACAAACTTATCACCAAGCCATGTCAACAAGATTCGTACATTCTGAGTGATATGTTCCTGTGTGCCATAAAGATGTTGGATAGGTACACTGATGTTTacaaacacaagttcatcaGTGCATATTTCCCCTACACAAATAAAAAGGATCTTATTCTACAATTCACACCAAAGGGAATTCACTACAAACTCATGGATGACCTTGAACAGTTTTTCCTACGTGTGAATAATTATGAGAAATATAATAAGAATGAGGTAATAGATGCTGCGATTGCCAACAGTAGGGAGTACTATTTTACTGAACCTGGGCGACAACTGAGAGAGATAATGAACTGGAAGATGAAACATACCTCTGGTACATCAGGCGAAGCTGATGTTGAACATCAAAACAACTTTGATTCGGGAATAGAATCTGGATTTAAAAATCACCCTTTTGGCAATTTCAAGGCAAATGTCAAGAACCTGAAGCCTGAAGGCCTTTTCGATCCTAACTGGGGAGATGGAGATGACGATTCTTCCGGCAGCTTAAGAGATCCTGATT CTTTGTCCTGTGGTTCCATTGGAAGTGCTGGGAGAGCCGAATTTGACAAGTTTTATCGAGACTGCCCAGTGAATGGATTGTATACTGATTACCAAGGAATGACCAGGCCTAATTACCAACAGGAAGCCAATGATATTGATGTTAGCAGCATAGTCCCGATGGATATATGA